In Arthrobacter sp. SLBN-112, a genomic segment contains:
- a CDS encoding acetyl-CoA C-acetyltransferase, producing MSIDGQSTPAPDESVRAAVPAPRRAVIVGGNRIPFARSGGAYAKSSNQDMLTAALDGLIARFGLQDERIGQVAAGAVLKHSRDFNLTREAVLGSALSAETPVYDLQQACATGLETVVGLANKIKLGQIDSAIAGGVDSASDAPVVVSEGLRDIILDLNRAKTLPQRLQILSRLRPKDLAPLAPGTAEPRTGLSMGEHQALTTAQWKISREAQDELALNSHRNLAAAYESGFFDDLLTPYRGLTRDGNLRADTSLEKLASLKPVFGRNLGAGATMTAGNSTPLTDGASTVLLASDDWADARDLPKLAAVVDAEAAAVDFVHGKDGLLMAPAFAVPRLLARQNLTLADFDFFEIHEAFAATVLSTLAAWEDEEFCRTRLGLDGAFGSIDRSRLNVNGSSLAAGHPFAATGGRIVGTLAKMLHAKAGVEGRPARGLVSVCAAGGQGVVAILESV from the coding sequence ATGTCCATAGACGGACAGTCCACGCCAGCACCTGATGAATCAGTTCGAGCAGCAGTTCCCGCGCCCCGCAGGGCGGTGATAGTCGGCGGCAACAGGATTCCCTTCGCGCGGTCGGGCGGCGCCTACGCGAAGTCCTCCAACCAGGACATGCTGACCGCGGCCCTCGACGGCCTGATCGCACGCTTCGGCCTCCAGGACGAACGCATCGGACAGGTTGCCGCAGGCGCCGTCCTCAAGCACTCCAGGGATTTCAACCTCACCCGGGAAGCCGTCCTTGGATCTGCCCTGTCCGCCGAAACGCCGGTGTACGACCTCCAGCAGGCCTGCGCCACCGGCTTGGAGACAGTGGTGGGCCTGGCCAACAAGATCAAGCTGGGCCAGATCGATTCCGCCATAGCCGGCGGCGTGGATTCAGCATCCGATGCTCCCGTGGTGGTCAGCGAGGGGCTCCGCGACATCATCCTTGACCTCAACCGCGCCAAAACGCTTCCCCAACGCCTCCAGATCCTGAGCCGCCTCCGGCCAAAGGACCTGGCCCCGCTGGCGCCCGGCACGGCGGAACCGCGCACAGGCCTGTCCATGGGAGAGCACCAGGCGCTGACTACTGCGCAGTGGAAGATTTCCCGCGAAGCGCAGGACGAACTGGCGCTGAACAGTCACCGGAACCTCGCGGCCGCCTACGAGTCAGGTTTCTTCGATGACCTGCTGACTCCCTACCGTGGACTGACGCGGGACGGCAACCTGCGCGCTGACACCTCATTGGAAAAGCTGGCGTCGTTGAAGCCGGTGTTCGGCAGGAACCTCGGCGCCGGCGCCACCATGACGGCGGGCAACTCCACCCCGTTGACCGATGGCGCCTCCACCGTCCTCCTCGCCTCCGATGACTGGGCCGATGCCCGCGACCTGCCCAAACTGGCGGCCGTGGTGGACGCCGAGGCGGCAGCCGTGGATTTTGTGCACGGCAAGGATGGCCTGCTGATGGCCCCCGCCTTCGCAGTTCCCAGGCTCCTGGCCCGGCAGAACCTGACGTTGGCGGACTTCGACTTCTTCGAAATCCATGAAGCCTTCGCGGCCACAGTCCTCAGCACGCTTGCGGCCTGGGAGGACGAGGAATTCTGCCGGACCCGGCTGGGGCTGGACGGCGCTTTCGGCAGCATCGACCGTTCACGCCTCAACGTTAACGGATCATCTCTCGCAGCGGGCCACCCCTTCGCTGCCACCGGCGGCCGGATCGTGGGTACGCTGGCCAAGATGCTCCACGCGAAGGCAGGTGTGGAGGGGCGGCCCGCCCGGGGCCTGGTGTCTGTGTGTGCGGCCGGCGGCCAGGGCGTTGTCGCGATTCTGGAATCTGTGTAG
- a CDS encoding TetR/AcrR family transcriptional regulator, translating into MRLPIPSVPDTLGIVNFRNTGLPLTVELPSAASPDGRSARWQSHREERRRELIKLARRAVHALGSDASMEEIATAAGTSKSVFYRYFGDKAGLQQAVGEVVLSQMQNRIKEAAQSAVTPREGLLAMVSAYLQMADTSPSVYAFVTSYSPGEAADPTPSATGAGALGHFFDAIADMIATPMRSHLGDVGEAIIDFWPRAAIGLVRNAGEQWLSTPDSPAKPSQETMARHITAWLCVGIAPELTSTPPTTKLSAKEGL; encoded by the coding sequence ATGCGGTTACCGATACCCAGCGTACCTGATACGCTGGGTATCGTGAATTTCCGTAATACCGGCCTCCCGCTCACCGTCGAGCTGCCGTCTGCCGCCAGTCCAGACGGCCGTTCCGCACGCTGGCAGAGCCACCGCGAGGAGCGGCGCCGCGAGCTGATCAAGCTGGCCCGCAGGGCAGTCCATGCGCTGGGCAGCGACGCGTCCATGGAAGAAATCGCCACGGCGGCCGGAACCTCGAAATCCGTGTTCTACCGCTATTTCGGGGACAAAGCCGGCCTGCAGCAGGCGGTGGGAGAAGTGGTCCTGAGCCAAATGCAGAACCGCATCAAGGAAGCAGCGCAGAGTGCCGTTACTCCGCGGGAAGGGTTGCTGGCGATGGTCTCGGCCTACCTGCAGATGGCAGACACCAGCCCCAGCGTTTATGCGTTCGTCACCAGCTACTCCCCCGGCGAGGCCGCAGACCCTACGCCTTCGGCGACAGGGGCCGGTGCCCTGGGCCACTTCTTCGATGCCATTGCGGACATGATCGCCACGCCGATGCGCTCCCACCTGGGTGATGTGGGGGAAGCCATCATCGACTTCTGGCCCCGGGCGGCAATCGGCCTGGTACGAAACGCCGGCGAGCAGTGGCTCAGCACACCGGACTCCCCCGCCAAGCCAAGCCAGGAAACCATGGCCCGCCACATCACGGCATGGCTGTGTGTTGGCATAGCCCCGGAACTCACCTCTACCCCACCGACCACCAAGTTATCCGCCAAAGAAGGACTGTGA
- a CDS encoding acyl-CoA dehydrogenase, producing MTDVVDRTARRGLRPPATPAAKPVADTPAPAVDVAALGRQLLGKWADVRLQARDLAARPELHKVEGLTHTDHRGRVFGQLKYLVDNEAVHRAFPAELGGSDDHGGNIAGFEELVVADPSLQIKAGVQWGLFGSAVMHLGTGEHHAKWLPGIMNLEIPGCFAMTETGHGSDVASIATTATYDPDTEEFVIHTPFRAAWKDYIGNAATDGLGAVVFAQLVTRGVNHGVHALYVDLRDPDTKEFLPGIGGEDDGIKGGLNGIDNGRLHFTNVRVPRTNLLNRYGNVDADGTYTSPIASPGRRFFTMLGTLVQGRVSLDGAAVAASKLALKAAIQYATERRQFNASSHTDEEVLLDYQRHQRRLFTRLATTYAAGFAHEQLLRKFDDVFSGAHDTDADRQDLETLAAALKPLSTWHALDTLQECREACGGAGFLIENRFASLRADLDVYATFEGDNTVLLQLVAKRLLADYAKEFRNVDFGVLARYVVNQAAGAAVHRTGLRQVAQFVADTGSVQKAALALRDEEGQRALLTDRVQTMVAEAGAALKGSKRLPQDKGAALFNRHQNELIDAAQAHAELLQWEAFTEALDNVTDPGTRTVLTWLRDLFGLSLIEKNLSWYLMNGRLSMQRARTVGGYINRLLEKIRPHAVDLVDAFGYGEDHVRAAIATGAEKVRQDEARAHFRNQRASGQAPVDEKVLIAKTAAGRKG from the coding sequence ATGACTGACGTAGTGGACCGCACCGCCCGCAGAGGGCTCCGTCCCCCGGCAACCCCGGCAGCCAAACCCGTGGCCGACACCCCCGCACCCGCCGTCGACGTCGCGGCCCTGGGGCGGCAACTCCTGGGAAAGTGGGCCGACGTGCGGCTCCAGGCAAGGGACCTGGCTGCACGTCCGGAACTGCACAAGGTCGAAGGCCTGACACACACGGACCACCGCGGGCGGGTGTTCGGCCAGCTGAAGTACCTGGTGGACAACGAAGCCGTCCACCGGGCATTCCCGGCGGAACTGGGCGGTTCTGACGACCACGGCGGAAACATCGCCGGGTTCGAGGAACTTGTGGTGGCGGATCCTTCGCTGCAGATCAAGGCCGGGGTCCAGTGGGGGCTGTTCGGATCGGCCGTCATGCATCTGGGCACGGGCGAACACCACGCCAAATGGCTGCCGGGCATCATGAACCTGGAGATCCCCGGCTGCTTCGCCATGACGGAGACAGGCCACGGCTCGGATGTGGCCAGCATCGCCACCACGGCCACCTACGACCCCGATACCGAGGAATTCGTCATCCATACGCCGTTCCGCGCGGCGTGGAAGGACTACATTGGCAACGCCGCCACGGATGGACTGGGCGCAGTGGTGTTTGCCCAGCTGGTTACCCGGGGGGTGAACCACGGAGTCCACGCACTCTACGTAGACCTGCGGGACCCGGACACCAAGGAGTTCCTGCCCGGCATCGGGGGCGAGGATGATGGCATCAAGGGCGGCCTTAACGGGATCGACAACGGCCGCCTGCACTTCACCAACGTCCGCGTCCCGCGCACCAACCTCCTGAACCGGTACGGCAACGTCGACGCCGACGGAACCTACACGTCCCCAATTGCAAGCCCCGGCCGGCGCTTTTTCACCATGCTGGGAACGCTGGTCCAGGGCCGCGTGTCCTTGGACGGCGCCGCCGTTGCCGCCTCCAAGCTGGCTTTGAAAGCGGCCATCCAGTACGCCACCGAACGCCGCCAGTTCAACGCGTCCTCCCACACAGACGAAGAAGTCCTGCTCGACTACCAGCGGCACCAGCGGCGGCTGTTCACCCGGCTCGCCACCACCTATGCTGCCGGCTTTGCCCACGAGCAGCTGCTGCGAAAGTTCGACGACGTCTTCTCCGGCGCGCACGATACGGACGCGGACCGCCAGGACCTCGAGACCCTGGCGGCGGCGCTGAAGCCGCTGAGCACCTGGCACGCCCTGGACACCCTGCAGGAATGCCGCGAGGCATGCGGCGGTGCCGGCTTCCTGATCGAGAACCGGTTCGCCTCGCTCCGGGCCGACCTTGACGTCTATGCAACGTTCGAGGGTGACAACACCGTGCTGCTGCAGCTCGTGGCCAAGCGCCTGCTCGCTGACTACGCGAAAGAATTCCGGAACGTGGACTTCGGCGTACTGGCCCGCTACGTGGTGAACCAGGCCGCCGGTGCAGCGGTACACCGCACCGGCCTGCGCCAGGTGGCGCAGTTCGTCGCGGACACTGGGTCAGTCCAGAAGGCCGCGCTCGCCCTCCGCGACGAGGAAGGCCAGCGCGCGCTCCTCACCGACAGGGTGCAGACCATGGTGGCGGAGGCCGGCGCCGCGCTCAAGGGCAGCAAGAGGCTCCCGCAGGACAAGGGTGCCGCCCTGTTCAACAGGCACCAGAACGAACTCATCGACGCCGCCCAGGCCCACGCCGAGTTGCTGCAGTGGGAAGCTTTCACCGAAGCCCTGGACAACGTCACGGACCCGGGCACCCGGACTGTCCTGACCTGGTTGCGCGACCTCTTCGGCCTTTCCCTGATAGAGAAGAACCTGTCCTGGTACCTCATGAACGGGCGCCTCTCCATGCAGCGGGCGCGGACCGTAGGTGGGTACATCAACCGGCTCCTGGAAAAGATCCGTCCGCATGCCGTGGACCTGGTGGACGCTTTCGGCTATGGCGAGGACCACGTCCGCGCAGCCATCGCCACGGGCGCCGAGAAAGTGCGGCAGGACGAGGCCAGGGCGCACTTCCGGAACCAGCGCGCCAGCGGGCAGGCTCCGGTGGACGAGAAGGTCCTTATCGCGAAGACCGCGGCCGGCCGAAAGGGCTGA
- the glgA gene encoding glycogen synthase — translation MRIDIVTKEFPPEIYGGAGVHVAELSRVLSKHVDLQVRAFGAPRDADYHGATVTSYQVPEDLGGANAAVQTLGVDLRIVPDVQGADVVHSHTWYANMAGHLASLLHGIPHVLSAHSLEPLRPWKAEQLGGGYALSSWVEKTAYEAAAAIIAVSEGMRQDILRSYPNVDPEKVRVVHNGIDVELWQRDENDDAVRALGIDPTKPSVVFVGRNTRQKGVPYLLRAAAKLPADVQLVLCLGAADTPELAAETAALIEDLQKQRTGVVLIERMLPRHELIQVLSHATAFACPSIYEPLGIVNLEAMACGAAVVASATGGIPEVVEHGRTGLLVDLEQVTDGTGTPLDPEKFVKEFAAALTEVVSDPERARAMGQAGRERAEKHFSWESITETTLEVYRSVLPASS, via the coding sequence GTGCGTATAGACATTGTGACTAAAGAGTTTCCGCCGGAGATCTACGGTGGCGCCGGGGTGCACGTCGCCGAATTGAGCAGGGTGCTTAGTAAGCACGTTGACCTGCAGGTTCGTGCTTTCGGGGCGCCACGCGACGCTGACTACCACGGGGCGACGGTGACGTCCTACCAGGTGCCGGAGGACCTCGGCGGGGCCAACGCGGCCGTGCAGACCCTGGGCGTCGACCTCCGCATTGTGCCGGATGTCCAGGGCGCCGACGTGGTCCATTCGCACACCTGGTACGCCAACATGGCGGGCCATCTGGCGTCCCTGCTCCACGGAATTCCGCACGTTCTCAGTGCCCACAGCCTTGAACCGCTGCGGCCTTGGAAAGCCGAGCAGCTCGGCGGCGGCTACGCCCTCTCATCATGGGTGGAGAAGACGGCGTACGAGGCTGCAGCAGCAATCATCGCCGTTTCGGAGGGCATGCGCCAGGACATCCTGCGCAGCTACCCCAACGTGGACCCGGAGAAGGTCCGGGTGGTCCACAACGGCATCGACGTCGAGCTGTGGCAGCGTGACGAAAACGACGACGCCGTCCGCGCCCTTGGCATCGATCCGACCAAACCGAGCGTTGTCTTTGTGGGAAGAAACACGCGGCAAAAGGGCGTCCCGTACCTCCTGCGGGCAGCCGCGAAGCTTCCCGCCGATGTTCAGCTGGTCCTGTGCCTGGGTGCGGCGGACACTCCGGAGCTCGCTGCGGAAACCGCCGCCCTGATCGAAGACCTGCAAAAGCAGCGCACGGGCGTAGTCCTCATCGAGCGGATGCTGCCGCGGCACGAGCTCATCCAGGTGCTCAGCCACGCCACCGCGTTCGCGTGCCCCTCCATCTACGAACCCCTCGGGATCGTGAACCTCGAGGCGATGGCGTGCGGAGCAGCGGTGGTGGCCAGCGCCACCGGCGGTATCCCGGAGGTGGTGGAGCACGGCAGGACCGGGCTGCTGGTGGACCTGGAGCAGGTCACGGACGGGACCGGAACGCCGCTGGATCCGGAGAAGTTCGTCAAGGAGTTCGCGGCAGCCCTCACTGAGGTGGTGTCCGATCCCGAGCGCGCCCGTGCAATGGGACAGGCCGGCCGGGAACGTGCCGAGAAGCACTTCTCCTGGGAATCCATCACCGAGACCACCCTTGAGGTGTACCGCTCCGTGCTGCCCGCCTCCAGCTGA
- the glgC gene encoding glucose-1-phosphate adenylyltransferase has protein sequence MPLNKKVLAIVLAGGEGNRLMPLTADRAKPAVPFAGSYRLIDFALSNLVNSRYLQIVVLTQYKSHSLDRHISETWRMSTQLGNYIASVPAQQRVGKSWFLGSANAIYQSLNLIQDANPDIVVVVGADHVYRMDFAQMVAQHVHSGAKATVAAVRQPLHMADQFGVIEVDQNDSQKIAAFVEKPASTPGLAADPSQFLASMGNYVFDADALVAALHVDAERLDTKHDMGGDIIPYFVNRGEAGVYDFTLNDIPGSTERDRTYWRDVGTIDSFYDAHMDLISPMPVFNLYNSEWPIYTRQSISPPAKFVRGDNNTVGTALDSIVASGVVISGGIVEGSVLSNDVYVATSARVTDSVLMDKVQVGAGAVINRAILDKNVKVPAGAAIGLDPDLDRARGYKVTESGITVLAKGQEVPEPGEAERQLAAQHLGLLPKAVKAAADQYPEVLETVGKVAETHAAAAAKASPDDARVS, from the coding sequence ATGCCGTTGAATAAGAAAGTCCTGGCCATTGTCCTCGCAGGCGGCGAGGGAAACAGGCTGATGCCACTGACGGCAGACCGGGCCAAACCCGCCGTGCCTTTTGCCGGCAGCTACCGCCTCATCGATTTCGCGTTATCCAACCTTGTGAATTCCCGCTACCTGCAGATCGTCGTCCTGACCCAGTACAAGTCCCACAGCCTTGACCGCCACATCTCCGAGACCTGGCGTATGTCCACCCAGTTGGGCAACTACATCGCTTCCGTTCCCGCCCAGCAGCGCGTGGGCAAGAGCTGGTTCCTTGGCAGCGCCAACGCCATCTACCAATCCCTGAACCTCATCCAAGACGCCAACCCCGACATCGTCGTCGTGGTCGGAGCGGACCACGTCTACCGCATGGACTTCGCCCAGATGGTGGCCCAGCACGTGCACAGCGGTGCCAAGGCCACGGTTGCGGCAGTCCGGCAGCCGCTGCACATGGCGGACCAGTTCGGCGTTATCGAAGTGGACCAGAACGATTCCCAGAAGATCGCCGCGTTCGTCGAAAAGCCGGCCAGCACGCCGGGGCTGGCCGCGGATCCTTCCCAGTTCCTGGCTTCCATGGGCAACTACGTGTTCGACGCCGACGCCCTGGTGGCAGCCCTGCATGTGGATGCCGAGCGGCTGGACACCAAGCACGACATGGGCGGCGACATCATCCCCTACTTCGTCAACCGCGGCGAAGCGGGTGTCTACGACTTCACGCTCAACGATATTCCGGGTTCCACCGAACGCGACCGCACCTACTGGCGCGACGTGGGCACCATCGATTCCTTCTATGACGCCCACATGGACCTCATCTCCCCGATGCCGGTGTTCAACCTCTACAACTCCGAGTGGCCCATCTACACCCGGCAGAGCATCTCGCCGCCCGCGAAGTTCGTCAGGGGCGACAACAACACGGTCGGTACGGCCCTGGATTCGATCGTGGCCAGCGGCGTGGTCATCTCCGGCGGCATTGTTGAAGGCTCGGTCTTGTCCAACGACGTCTATGTGGCCACGAGCGCAAGGGTCACGGACTCGGTCCTGATGGACAAGGTGCAGGTTGGAGCGGGCGCCGTGATCAACCGCGCCATCCTCGACAAGAACGTCAAGGTACCGGCAGGGGCCGCAATCGGCCTGGACCCGGACTTGGACCGGGCGCGTGGATACAAAGTCACCGAATCCGGCATCACCGTCCTGGCCAAGGGCCAGGAAGTACCGGAACCGGGCGAGGCCGAAAGGCAGCTGGCGGCGCAACACCTCGGTCTGCTGCCGAAGGCCGTCAAAGCTGCAGCGGACCAGTACCCCGAAGTACTCGAGACTGTGGGCAAGGTTGCGGAGACGCACGCTGCTGCGGCGGCGAAGGCCTCACCGGACGACGCCCGGGTGTCGTGA
- a CDS encoding SDR family NAD(P)-dependent oxidoreductase gives MSSPDLTPEEIQACLKVLNTIHAYDEEHPDYVSVRRATGKMFKAVKRHRRVTKRDSIAEADRAVIAQTATAAPDRIDDETRGNKLAPSATGNIAGHLIRSRPCYICKQHYTQVDAFYHQLCPECAAFSHSKRDARTDLTGRRALLTGGRAKIGMYIALRLLRDGAHTTITTRFPKDAARRFAAMEDSADWLHRLRIVGIDLRDPAQVMALTDSLDAAGPLDIIINNAAQTVRRSGNAYKPLVDAEDEPLPPALEYANGGPELLTFGHAHDKHPLALAGSVTEHPVLAGDAITSLALSTGSASLERIASGTAIDAGGLVPDLATINSWTQVVDEVDPLEMLEVQLCNVTAPFLLVSRLRGAMKRSTARRKYIVNVSAMEGQFSRAYKGPGHPHTNMAKAALNMMTRTSAQEMLDTDGILMTAVDTGWITDERPHFTKVRLMEEGFHAPLDLVDGAARVYDPIVTGENGEDQYGVFLKDYKPSPW, from the coding sequence ATGAGCTCCCCCGATCTGACCCCTGAGGAAATCCAGGCCTGCCTCAAGGTCCTGAACACGATCCACGCGTACGACGAGGAGCACCCCGACTACGTTTCGGTGCGCCGCGCCACCGGGAAGATGTTCAAGGCCGTCAAGCGGCACCGCAGGGTCACCAAGCGCGATTCCATTGCCGAGGCTGACCGGGCAGTCATCGCCCAGACCGCCACCGCTGCCCCGGACCGGATCGACGACGAGACCCGCGGCAACAAACTGGCTCCGTCCGCCACCGGAAACATCGCAGGCCACCTCATCCGGTCCCGCCCGTGCTACATCTGCAAGCAGCACTACACCCAGGTGGACGCCTTCTACCACCAGCTTTGCCCCGAGTGCGCCGCCTTCAGCCACAGCAAGCGCGACGCACGCACCGACCTCACCGGACGGCGTGCACTGCTCACCGGAGGCCGCGCCAAGATCGGGATGTACATCGCCCTCCGGCTGCTCCGCGACGGTGCCCACACCACCATCACCACCCGGTTCCCTAAGGACGCCGCGCGCCGCTTCGCCGCCATGGAAGACAGTGCCGACTGGCTGCACCGGCTGCGGATCGTGGGCATCGACCTCCGTGATCCGGCCCAGGTGATGGCGCTGACCGACTCGCTTGACGCGGCCGGTCCGCTGGACATCATCATCAACAACGCGGCGCAAACCGTCCGGCGTTCCGGCAATGCCTACAAGCCGCTGGTGGATGCCGAAGATGAGCCGCTGCCCCCGGCACTGGAATACGCCAACGGCGGTCCGGAACTGCTGACCTTCGGCCACGCCCACGACAAGCACCCGCTGGCCCTGGCCGGCAGCGTCACCGAGCACCCGGTCCTGGCCGGCGACGCTATCACGTCGCTTGCCCTGTCTACGGGTTCGGCGTCGCTGGAACGGATTGCGTCCGGGACGGCCATCGACGCCGGCGGCCTGGTCCCGGACCTGGCCACCATCAACAGCTGGACCCAGGTGGTGGACGAGGTGGATCCGCTGGAGATGCTCGAAGTCCAGCTCTGCAACGTGACGGCCCCGTTCCTGCTGGTCAGCCGCCTGCGGGGGGCGATGAAGCGCTCCACCGCACGGCGGAAGTACATCGTGAACGTCAGTGCCATGGAGGGGCAGTTCTCCCGTGCGTACAAGGGCCCCGGGCACCCGCACACCAACATGGCCAAGGCCGCGCTGAACATGATGACCCGCACCAGCGCACAGGAAATGCTGGACACCGACGGCATCCTGATGACCGCCGTGGACACCGGCTGGATCACGGACGAACGTCCCCACTTCACCAAGGTCCGGCTCATGGAGGAAGGCTTCCACGCTCCCTTGGACCTGGTGGACGGCGCCGCGCGCGTCTACGATCCCATCGTCACGGGCGAAAACGGTGAGGACCAGTACGGTGTCTTCCTCAAGGATTACAAGCCCAGCCCCTGGTGA
- a CDS encoding pyridoxamine 5'-phosphate oxidase family protein yields MSNESSNQVENLEHHDCWALLRTVSVGRLAVLADGRPDIFPVNYTVDGGTLVFRTGQGTKLSAATGEDAAVAVEADGVDQDTGLAWSVVVKGTAALVKNTEEILDTSRLYLFPWQAGRKDAFVRITPDSMTGRRFKVTDPMTWWTQINSSARTAPE; encoded by the coding sequence ATGAGCAACGAGTCATCCAACCAGGTGGAGAACCTGGAACACCACGATTGCTGGGCATTGCTGCGGACAGTCTCCGTGGGCAGGCTCGCCGTACTGGCTGACGGGCGGCCGGATATTTTTCCGGTCAACTACACAGTGGACGGCGGCACGCTGGTGTTCCGCACTGGCCAGGGCACCAAACTCTCCGCAGCAACCGGTGAGGATGCCGCCGTCGCCGTGGAAGCGGACGGCGTGGACCAGGACACAGGCCTGGCATGGAGCGTGGTGGTCAAGGGGACAGCCGCCCTGGTCAAAAATACCGAAGAAATACTCGACACCTCCCGCCTGTACCTGTTCCCCTGGCAGGCGGGACGCAAGGATGCGTTCGTGCGCATCACCCCGGACTCCATGACGGGCCGCCGCTTCAAGGTCACCGATCCGATGACCTGGTGGACACAGATCAACAGTTCCGCCAGGACGGCACCGGAATAG
- a CDS encoding transglutaminase family protein — MTRLSIVHRTAYKYNKRVTLSYNEARMTPLTDSQQVVLESVVKVSPSQAAVSTYRDYWGTRVTAFDMQMPHEHLEVVSNITVEVHRAEKIPTEADIVGWDVLASPDTLNTFSDWLPQSRLSGPGEEVLGIVPDVVAGKNPHEAAMAVFAWMRGEMTYMSGSTAVTTNAEEAWGQRQGVCQDLAHLAIGALRSCGIPARYVSGYLHPRSSAGIGETVAGQSHAWLEWWDGDWRSWDPTNHKPAGDFHVTVARGRDYRDVPPLKGILSGGGGSALNVSVEITQLA, encoded by the coding sequence ATGACCCGGTTGAGCATCGTCCACAGGACGGCCTACAAATACAACAAGCGGGTGACGCTGTCCTACAACGAAGCCCGGATGACGCCGCTGACGGACTCCCAGCAGGTGGTGCTGGAATCCGTGGTCAAGGTGTCCCCGTCGCAGGCGGCCGTCAGCACCTACCGTGACTATTGGGGGACCAGGGTTACGGCCTTCGACATGCAGATGCCGCACGAGCATCTCGAGGTGGTTTCCAACATCACGGTCGAAGTGCACCGGGCGGAAAAGATCCCCACCGAGGCGGACATCGTGGGCTGGGACGTTCTGGCGTCGCCGGACACCCTGAACACCTTCAGCGACTGGCTGCCGCAGTCCCGGCTGAGCGGCCCCGGTGAAGAAGTGCTGGGCATCGTTCCCGACGTCGTGGCCGGCAAGAACCCGCATGAGGCAGCCATGGCGGTCTTTGCCTGGATGCGCGGCGAGATGACGTACATGTCCGGCTCCACCGCCGTCACCACGAACGCGGAAGAGGCCTGGGGCCAGCGCCAGGGTGTCTGCCAGGACCTGGCCCACCTTGCCATCGGTGCACTGCGGAGCTGCGGGATTCCCGCCCGGTATGTCTCTGGCTACCTGCACCCGCGGTCCAGTGCCGGGATCGGTGAGACTGTCGCCGGGCAGTCGCACGCCTGGCTGGAATGGTGGGACGGGGACTGGCGCAGCTGGGACCCCACCAACCACAAACCTGCCGGGGACTTCCACGTCACGGTGGCGCGGGGCCGGGACTACCGCGACGTGCCTCCGCTGAAGGGCATCTTGTCCGGCGGTGGCGGGTCCGCCCTCAACGTGAGCGTGGAGATCACCCAGCTCGCCTGA
- a CDS encoding alpha-E domain-containing protein → MLSRIAESLFWIGRYVERADGTARILDVHLERLNHLPMEERRSVAQELLAVMGARPQSEDFGLPELLHALAYDKTSATSIAGSLGAARENARRARETVSSGLWESLNTTYYGLSQHRKDVVGTYRFCNWTLERTAMVSGLADTTVSHDESWLFLVLGRSLERADMTARMLSTRDVLSAGMSWVNMLRCAGAYESFLRTRRAAFGDQHAAEFLLLDRLFPRSIVYALRDADECLAKLDPSAQRVGFINDARRIVGQARTFLEFHRTDDLMSELPEHMERVQKAVSQASDAISRKYFNQADELAWVGEVS, encoded by the coding sequence ATGCTTAGCCGTATTGCCGAGTCCTTGTTTTGGATTGGCCGCTATGTGGAGCGGGCTGACGGCACCGCCCGCATCCTTGACGTGCACCTGGAGCGCCTGAACCACCTCCCCATGGAGGAACGCCGGAGCGTAGCCCAGGAACTCCTGGCAGTCATGGGCGCCAGGCCGCAGAGTGAAGACTTTGGACTGCCCGAGCTGCTGCACGCCCTCGCCTATGACAAGACGAGTGCCACGTCCATCGCCGGCTCCCTGGGTGCCGCCCGGGAGAATGCCCGCCGCGCGCGGGAAACCGTCTCGTCCGGTTTGTGGGAGAGCCTGAACACCACGTACTACGGGCTGAGCCAGCACCGCAAGGACGTAGTGGGCACCTACCGCTTCTGCAACTGGACCCTGGAACGCACGGCCATGGTCAGCGGCCTGGCTGACACCACGGTCAGCCACGACGAAAGCTGGCTTTTCCTGGTGCTGGGCCGGTCCTTGGAACGGGCCGACATGACGGCCCGGATGCTGTCCACCCGCGACGTGCTCTCTGCGGGCATGTCCTGGGTCAACATGCTCCGCTGCGCTGGAGCCTACGAATCCTTCCTGCGTACCCGGCGGGCGGCGTTCGGTGACCAGCACGCGGCCGAATTCCTGCTCCTGGACCGGCTGTTCCCGCGGTCGATCGTCTACGCATTGCGCGATGCCGACGAGTGCCTGGCGAAGCTTGATCCGTCAGCGCAGCGGGTGGGGTTCATCAACGACGCCCGCCGCATCGTTGGCCAGGCCCGGACCTTCCTCGAGTTCCACCGGACCGATGACCTCATGTCCGAGCTCCCCGAGCATATGGAGCGGGTGCAGAAGGCCGTGTCCCAGGCCTCGGATGCCATTTCCCGTAAGTACTTCAATCAGGCGGACGAACTTGCCTGGGTGGGAGAAGTGTCATGA